Within Topomyia yanbarensis strain Yona2022 chromosome 2, ASM3024719v1, whole genome shotgun sequence, the genomic segment ACCACGTTGCTCCACAAACGATATTTATTTTCTTCTCCGAAATAATTTCCTGTAACCAATCTTCAAACGCTTCCAGGAGATTTCCAGGTGGCTTCCACTTGGTGAATGGTAAACTCCTCCATAGATACCGGAAAACTAGAATGCCTAATTTCTACTGCCAAAAACCAGTTATCGCCGACCGTTTTGTTGGGAATTATTTCGAATTCTAGACAATCAATTATatacatcaaaactcttccAGTATGCAccgatctgaaaaaaaaacaactcacCAGTTTATACCCTGAGATAGAAAACTCATCCATAGCTCGGGTTTGAGTCAAATGGGTCTCTGTCAATACAACTAGCATTGGTTTTACACGGCCAATAAGAAGCTTTAGCTCATCAAAGTGTGAGGGAACCCGAGCAATGttcaaaaagatgggtgggtaatgtctgcgacataaccggagagatgtagaatacataaggaacacgttctttaaatattttgatactcattggaattttcggacaaaaggtgatttgggcgaggaatatttcaaattattctttacaaaaatgatggtggtcctgaaaaggaccggttttgttggcgttgttggccttggtgagggagatggctaacgatgaaattaattgttagcatgaggaagtcgcgtagtactggccaatggaagaacagataataattgattcctgaaaatcaatttttctttattcatgtaaattatacatacttacaaatctagcagaagattcctgatcatatttctgaatcattagtgcgaacattgtgtaatttggttaagtacaatgaaagttacaaactttccaaactcgaccttctgttccttcagaaatattgaaatggggtgtctatattaaaccgttagtcgtggtcacaataaaaaaaagatgggtgggtaatgtctgtcacataaccggagcgtcgtgatttcaattcgagacgttaatttaaatctaataatattcaacagaatcacatttgaatgggaaattttcaaataattctctatggtaataatggtggttctgaaaagaacctttggtatcggcgttggtgttgatggtgatgcgctggatcgttggatatttttggcatgatagttacgtgcctggcgaactgttttgtagcctcgaacaaaacgacaagactctcttcttcgggtaccattacggctgaactttataaacttagctcgactttgaaatcctgcacaatctcacgaatcagacactagtagggccattttgtttgctactagcacggagctgcacaaaaaaaccatttaatgcagttagttcacgggggctgccaaaaagcttgaatataagcatgcgacttcaacgtttctcttaaacacatgcaacaacacattcgttttggtaatactgataataacagtagaaaggaatggaaaagcagtgcacgaaacgagcgagaggataatttaaatttttgttccgtgtgcaagctacttctttccacacaacgtattatgttgcttgttgaaaatttgctacacaccttaaaatgaaagtttcagtttaactctcactagaacacaattgattggtcctgaaaagaaccgttgcttttattgtaatttacgcccactcccacaaaccgaccaagtaggcatcactggcttcattacggctgagttttgtaagcgtagctcgactttgaagtaatacacaaccttacgaaccagacgctggaatgttagccagcggattagttgctccgttgccctttagttggggcgaaatactagcacggcgacagttcctgatcggtagttggttgcgatgggccaccagtagctggggcacttttgcggaccgtcatcatcgccaactgctttcctccggtggactggctgcttgctagtgcttgaacgaatacgaatgatgagaaaaaccgaccgaccaatatccatatatgaaaacacgagaaagcactactatcgctctcccgctcgttttcgtgccattcctgtgcctttcctttccgttcggctaccaatactagcataaccaaaacgaatattctgtccttccatcgccttcaatttagtggccagtgctagcaaacttgcatgttcagtttttcattaacaacattttcaaagaatgttgcagatttgaaaagaaggaaggagaagattttcacaaatttaaatttttttgtcttatttgttagcgctgataaaggctatttagtttgctactagcaaggagctgcacaaactactttgcacgttctatattttatcaatactagagaggatcaataaaataattcaaattgtaatagcgacatgcaattgtggcaacactggccaagagatggtgggggacagagatgccagatttgcagacaagtctgcaaattcgcagacttttgatttaagctgcagattttttcgatgacgcagatatttgcagattttaccgtttggttgcagatatttgcagatatttgcagatttttgagtttggttgcagatatttgcagattttttaatataaagcttttggttacactagctttcctcacattttttgttcttcccagacttttaaaattattattgcagacatttgaaaaaagtacctggcatctctggtgggggaacacgcacattcgttttagttatgatggtagtagcagcagaaaggaaaggaaaagcagtgcacgaaaacgagcaagagaggataatttaaattctctttctttctttccacacatcgtattttttatatagctttctgaaaattatttgttatacaccataaaatgtaaatttcagtttaactcttattacaacacaattaattggtcctgtaaagaaccgtttattgttttattgcgggagcataattcagacgcactccccgcggacacggtgagccacaaagcactattttgcatcctcgaacaaaccgaccaagtaggcatcgttggcttctcggggcatcattacgactgagctttgtaagcgtggctggattttgcagtcctgcacaatctcacgatccagacgctggaacgatagcctactctgttgccctttagttggggcgaaattctagcaggtcgacagttcctgatcgggttgcgatgagtcaccagtagcaggggcactttttccgccgtcgtcattgccaactgctttccttcggtggactggctgcttgctagtgcttgaacgaatacgaatgatgagaaaaaccgaccgacagatatttatataatcgcgctaatatgcactactatcgctttctcgctcgttctcgtgccgtgcatgagcctttcctttccgtccggcttctaatggtctaaccaaaggaatatgccgtctttcccccaccaactgctctcgtcaagcaacccaatgcgaataaccataggaacaaacatgtagtggacctatatataaacttttcattattttattgttcggttggtccaccattttgacggctctgtgcgggatgggctgaaaattttcacttttccgagtcgttttcgaaagatttttcaaaacacaattttttgttattagtgcatgttatacatacttcaaattttaatacagcatagaggaacatatttgcaacaaattggcctaaaaatcaaatcattctgtttagtatgataaaagttattaacgttcaaaatctgacgcggcgccgcagccgatattttgaaacgggacccctatattgaaaccttaaatgtattctacattaaaataaaACTTCCTGATCTAATTGCTATGTAGAGAAATCAACTCGCTCAGTTCGTCGCTTGCGCTGCCGTAGATACACTAGGCATTGGTTGCtcaaaattgaagcaactttgctaaataaacaaggctatctatGATGGTTAATGTGTTAGGATATTTTAAAGATATAAGGTAAGAGGGCTCTTGAAAATCAGCTTTCTTATATGATTTTTccatgtgttaatttctcgcaaatgcattgttctagaggtttttagaacatTCATTGGCACACATTTTTGCATGAACTTCCAAACACATTTGTTTGGACAGTTACACGCGATTTTTACCTCAAAAATAGCCTTCTACAAACCTAAATATCATCAAGGATTGTTGCAATCCGATTTTTAAACTATCAATTCAATCGGAAAGATCGACGATTTGTTTTTGGGAATTAatcatttaattgatttttaatCAAAATTATTCACAACTTGTCATTAATTTGACTTATGACCGAAATCAACACCACCATGCAGTGAATTCTTCGATTTTTTCTATCCATTGGTCCGAAGCAAACCGATTCGAATTAAATGCGAAGAAGTGATAATTCGATTGGACTCCGagtgaatttgataaaatttgaacaaaaattgattttttattttttattaaaatcatCGAATGGGCGAAAGAAGCATTGGTTTTGTAATATTTTCCATCGAATGACTTTCAGTGGATTGTAATAAACTCCCATGCCCCCTTAATCGATCACTCTTTGCGGACAGAGAGCTCTGACCAGAGCTGCCggattatttttttgaaaatctgtaTCCTCGTtacaaaaaatctgtttttgtttgtattgaataaaaaaaaaagaattttggtAATTGATTCCCATTTATAAGCCTCAAGTATTGTCTACTATAAATTCAAGCATTAAACCGGAATTTAAATTGTGTACTTTAAAGTAATCTGTACATTTCCTAACtcaagttttaaattttttaaaagtgttaTGGTTCATTTAACAATTATTTATTGAAGAAACGGCCAAAGTTAATGAAAATGATTTCAGAAAGGGTCCGCCAATTGAAAATTCTTAAAATCCGTGTTAATCTGTATTGTGTATTGAATATCTGTATTAAATCTGTATTCTGTATCAGGTCTGTTTCTGTCcttaaaaatctgtataataCAGATAAATCTGTATAAATGGCAGCTCTGGCTCTGACATTTGGTTTCGTCGATTTTGTTCCTTCACACATACACAACTGGTCTCTCACCCACATCGTGTTTTGCAGcacatttcattcattccatCGCAACGATACGCGTCTTGGCCAGGCCGACGATGATGCCATGGCCCATGATTACCTCAACGCTCGCGAATACGCCTCCAAAAACAAGCGCTCTATCTCGTTGGTCTGTGTGTATCAAATTGTAAACTTTGACTCAACCACTGGTTGCCGACTGAGCACTGGTCGCTCATTTTCGCCTATCGTAGTCGATAATTACTAGCCATACAGACCAAACCATCATTTTAATACGTTTTGACTTTACTAAATTTCACTGTGGATAGTAATATAGTAAATATTTAGTCGTTCAACAAAAGTTACTGCCGTTTTCGCAGGCTGCTACGCGTGAGTCCAACAAGTGTTCTACTCCCGGGTACAACCCATAGTCATTGATATCTAGTCTAGGTAAGTGTTGTGTTATGTTGGTATCCTTCAAGCTGCTTATGCATTTAATTGGGCCCAAAGtgaacttttattttattttttactcaGGGGCTGCACGTCCATTTCCCAGTCCACTCCCATTTTAGCATAGGTGCGGTCGATTATGATGAAATGTCTATCAAATATACATATCTGTTTGCCTTGACTTGGTGCAGATGtagaaaattttcaagtttttgACTCATCTCTATTATTGCGCGCTTAGATGTGTGCGGGAAGATTTCGTTACGATGTCATCTAGTACAAAAAATCGTATTCTTCACAGTGATGTCAACATCTTGCCCGCAAACTCATGAGTCAAGTGAAACGAGAAATAGTGTATGCgtgatttattgattttttgtttGCGTTCGGGGATTGGGGGTACTCGAAAAAGTGTTTTCAACGTAATATTTATGTACACGAATAACCATCTCTAAGTACatagctttaatttttgactCCCACTTTTACGTTTTTCAGTAACTTCCTTTAGCGTCCACAATACACGAAAACAGTGCAAAAGTAACCTGTGCAGTATGACTGACTACACACAAACGGCCACCGTGACCCAGACGACGACGGTGACTCAGCCGTACATACGGTACGATCCGGCGTACATAACAACCATTCCGGGAATCATCAAAATAGTGTGCATCATGCTGAACCTGATCGGATTCATATGCATTGAGGTGTCCTACTTCAGCTACCACTCGCGAGGATCCTTCTTCAACACCGTCGCGATGATGGGGTTCTGGTTCACGGGCATCATGCTGGTGTTCTATCTGTTTCATGTGTGCGAGAGGTTCCACAAGATTCCGTGGTTAAAAATAGAAATGTACTTCTGTGCGGCGTGGGCCTTGCTCTACATGCTGGCCTCGTCGTTGGCCGCGGCGACCAACGTTGAGGCGTTTCAAGCAGCTGCGGTAAGTAAACCGGGGTCATATGGGAGCTTTTATTTGGTTGATCCAACACCCACGTGGACATGGTTTGCGCCATGCATTCGTCTGATCTGCATTTTGGGGACATAGCTAAACCTGTTTCGATCATGTCTTCTATTTACTACGCACTGATTCGAATACCTGGGTCAAGATTATGGCATTCATACAACAAACTATCGTGTTGAGTTATCGATGCTGTCTTATTCAATATACATATTGAAGTTTTCGGCTTGAGCTCGAAAATCaattttcgttcgagttcgCTAGAAGAAGTACTATATTATCAAGGAGCTTTGGTATTATGACATCTAATCAATCAAACTCGAAAATGGTGATACATGCTTGATAGCTTAATTACTGTCGACTATCAACGTTTGCGATTAGGATTCGGATTAGTTTGAATcgttttaattattttgtttattcattttttcatgcAATCACTATTCGCATTAGTTCGGCAAACTACTTCAACTACTTGTTTCATATCTTTATTTCGACCAATATGtagttacattttttttacctTTTGACAAGTTTGAATTAATATGGAATTACTATGTATGGAacattatgaaaatttagagcttTTACACGTGTGAACAATGTATACAAATCGTAAAACTATAAAAATAGTAGATCATTAGGAACAGGCTTCAAATCTTACGAACtattcttttgtcttctgctggttgGAGTAAAGCTTAGGCAGAGTTACTACGAATCgttcaagtctaccaacatctCTAACGGACCAAATGAGACTTAAGCACTATTTACACCTTTCAGATCCGTTTCAGCACCGGTTCAGTTCCGTGCACGGACACCAATATTTTTTCATACAAATCAAATGCACGGCGCCGTCCCGGACAAGGATGAATGctcgttgtttttttttgttttcccgagataccgctttctttccataacgtccgtctgtaattatgaagtgcaaAGCATTTTCTGGTAGACgaattcaaacatattatccagaactgaagttcTACAGGTTtccgagagatccggtagcgcggtgtGTGGATTAATGCGGAAATGTCTCTTTTCGAAGTCTAACCGAGTAACTGACTATTTAGcctaagtatgaaaatattttcaacttcatgtaaaaattgtgttTGTTCCAGCGCCGAGTAAATTGGGAGTATTGTCTATCgcgagataatatagcatttcgtcgagttgttgctatatgggatacacacgagtgcggtcgaaacaaaaacaaacgtcaaaatgttttctcactcgcactgatgcagactagatgggcgcgtaattcaacgcacggcccggtggcgcatggctgaatagtcgcaatgtggatttaagaaaagattcgcaatactttGAAGCAAATCGTGAGAAAGCTATTTCGGAaatcgcttcttgttcttcttttagtattatcgatacagttgaattttacagttttcaactgcatcaatcatcggtgtaaataggagcgtgttattttctactgctgttttctctgaaaaaatcaaatgaagtactggaacaaacctatataCCTAtacaaactaaataaaaattaagccttgcaaaaaagtagttttagaatatttaaactaAATGCGAACAGAGAAGATTGATCTTGTGAATGAGGGTGCtcgactcagaaagcaacttacaaaaatgaagagcatggaaatattttatataaatATTTCCACGTAATGGCCAACaacaaatatatattattttgctttgctgtattccgatggaaaacccgtaatgatcatttaaatgcggatataaagactaaatcattGATTTTTCCCGGAGCGTGAAATTgatacataatatagaatattttaatcagaagtTTTGGACACGATtgtaacaaaacaaatattttggcaacattggtcgagtgggggtatgtcgttttcagcagggattagcaaaatataagaagaagtcagctggcggatcctatcctagctcGATGGGTACActtttttttgacttcactctttgcgcaactgttctttataaactgtgcTGTGTacgacaatcggcttcttatttttccttcgataTTCTTTTTTTCGCACATTTtaaccctgccgaaatcttccaaacagtgttgctattgttATTAATGGAAATGGAGTCTTGTTAGTTTATTTTATGCCGGCattattttgtatcttgaatttactatattgatgaagagcaccgtttttccatgtcatgggtCCTTAGTATGGTTTGAggaagccattttctgaaaaattttagattattgtgtggtttctgtcttatttttgttaaagtcaATCAAgcacgtatacggtaaatgcataataaatacttgtttcacttttctgcacagtttatgttcaatttagtcatttttacttttttaacgataacaattttatttgtcaaaagtaatgactATCTTgtcctataaatatagcaacactgccaaacatcatttcgctatccctgcagtaacattgcgtacacTGCAAAAATTCAGAATCAACGAATCAGGAGCTGGATCATTCTGacataaaattggaacaaaaacgcccCCCTCCCCTATTGTCACGTTCTGTCTTAGGTATTTAGTAACGAAGGAGGCAGCGAAAAGACAGGCGATTCCAGTGGATTTCATCGTTCATTAAATggatatgagaattttaggccctGAACTACTGCAAATCAGTCagtattcaaaaaaaatcttgtcaGTAATTAACGTTTTAATGTTCAACTGAGAAAATCTCGAAAAAAGGCCATCGTTGGAAGCGGAAAGAAGCAAATTTTGTTCCACCATTGGCCAAAAACTGGGACGGGAAGTGTGAAGTGAAATAAAGTAACTGTCACCGTGAACCGGTAATGGCTTGTCATTGCGAACCGgatgatgattttcattttcttataaTGGACAGCATCTGGGTAGTATCGTAATATGCTGGCTATATACAAGGTGTtttcagaaaatatattttacatgttGCTTAGATGCACGTACATTCACAGAAAcaaatatgcaaaatgcaacgacggcacgtgcaattttattattctgctCAACAGTTATGGTTATGTTGTTTTACACAGCTCAGACAAACGGTAACATATGTTACTATTTTTTAATTGccacaaggttctactgtatcgattttgttggctattttcggcaaatttgagactaagcgaAACGAAAGCAACGAAATTGAAAtgcggataggtattctagagcgaatcagttgtaaaattagaacggaaaactaggactaggcaggctcatatggacatgatcgaaaggaaatgtgaagaattctttccCTCTGCTAAGTAcaagttgggcgttgcacccaagtctaccgcatggtctatggtagaacctCATGTTTTACCACCGACGCCGacgatgatgagttatgttctaccatagaccatgcggtagacttgggtgcaacgcccaactcctacttagcagaaggcaaagaattcttcacatttcctttcaatCATGTTCATATGaacctgcctagtcctagttttccgttctaagtttataactgatgcgctctagaatacctatctgtcTTTCAATTCCATTGCTTTCAGTAACATAATAATGAATTATTCATGCCATGTTTGAGCTCCATAATTTTCGGCACAAAACTGTACCTCATCGGCAGAAATCTATGCCGCATCGGCACAGCACTATCGTCgacatttgcttgaaattattttgcaagCGGATTTTTCCCTGCAAAATAACATCCATATCGGGAAGGAAAAAGAAGACCGTCTTCGCATGTCCCGCCCTACCAATACCCCGAATAGATTGATTTAAAGATTGTGTAAAGGGTAGTGGAAAAACTGCATGAAAGTAGCATGCTACTTTCGTTctcaaagatggccgcttttaaGGCATTTTCAAATAAACCTTAATTGCATAATAGCTGTAAATTAGCATTTTTGTGGTACGGCAGTAATGCAAGTGTATATTTTGCCAAATGTAGATCTTTAATATCACTAACGACGATTTAAATGCTTAATGGGTAGCCGTCAAGATGTTTCGTGTTTATTGCCTATTTGTGATTCATCGCAGAGTTTTGTAATAAGGCTTGGGTTTGAACATCTTCTCTTCACTGTTTACATCACATCGTTTCATTGTATAACATTTCATTAATCTATTgaattaactttttttttattttttcctagtTTTTCGGTTACTGTGCCATGATCGCGTACGGGTACGACGCATTCCTGAAGTACAAAGCTGTCAGTAGCGGTGAAATCGCTCAGGGAGATAGAGCCGTCCAGgtgcaacaacagcaacaaacaATATCCACCGTAACGACCTACTAGGGTGGAGAGTCACCAGCTATGCTACGAACTCACTGCACGTTTCTAGTGATAAGAAAAAAACAAGTTTGTCGCTTTCAATCGCAATGTCAATCAAGAATTCACGTTAATTAGTTGGTAAATGTAAATTATTTTGTTCGGTTTAAACATGTACAATTTTGCTGCGTCCTGATTGGCTCTACAAAGAATTGTTTCATTGATGTTACACTCAGAAACTTTTGAATCTCTAGTTGACATTACGTTAAGATTTCTCGTTGTAAACTAGTATTACTTATGGAAATATCGGATgatgttttttcgattttttggagcagttttacatttttacagTTTATTGTTCAATCTACACGCTTAGTCTAACAACatgaaaaatctcagaaatgaAATTTCGAACCAATGAAAACAGTTCCACCGTTCAATGCGCCTTAAATATGGTCTTAATGTGCTAGTGTAACAAGTATCACGGTAAACCAAATATACCATCCTCCGTCGTATCGTTGGAGTGTGATTGATAGTCGCTGATT encodes:
- the LOC131686214 gene encoding CKLF-like MARVEL transmembrane domain-containing protein 4, with the protein product MTDYTQTATVTQTTTVTQPYIRYDPAYITTIPGIIKIVCIMLNLIGFICIEVSYFSYHSRGSFFNTVAMMGFWFTGIMLVFYLFHVCERFHKIPWLKIEMYFCAAWALLYMLASSLAAATNVEAFQAAAFFGYCAMIAYGYDAFLKYKAVSSGEIAQGDRAVQVQQQQQTISTVTTY